One Oscillatoria salina IIICB1 genomic region harbors:
- the psb34 gene encoding photosystem II assembly protein Psb34: MYSTTDEQGLINNFAKETKPYYAKDPSQQQQRRYAIQGVFAALLVSTLIFVSFAVS; encoded by the coding sequence ATGTACAGCACCACTGACGAACAAGGACTAATCAACAACTTCGCCAAAGAAACCAAACCTTATTACGCGAAAGATCCTTCCCAGCAACAGCAGCGTCGCTATGCTATCCAAGGTGTCTTTGCTGCTTTATTAGTTAGCACCTTAATTTTCGTTAGCTTCGCTGTTAGCTAA